In Anaerobranca californiensis DSM 14826, the genomic window GTACCACTGTTAGTGCTATGAAGATAGCTAAAGATATTATGCTGGCTGACAAAGATATAAAATGTGTTATGATAGTAGGTGGCTATCGAAACGGTGATTTTATAGATTATACCGATAACTCTTTATCAATGATGTATAATTTAGCTGCCGGTGGAGGAGCTATAATTCTTAAAAAAAATTATGGGAAAAATTTATTGTTAGGAAGTCATATAATTACAGACGGCAGTTTAGCCCGGGATGTAGGGGTAGAATTTGGCGGAATAGTAAACCCCATAAATGCAGAAAATTTGCCTAAAGCCTATAAATCATTAAAAATATTTGATGAACAACATATGAAGGAAAGGTTAAATGAAGTATCAATGAAAAATTGGCTTTATTGTATCGATAAAGCCTTCGAAAAGTCGGGAATAGGAAAAGAACAATTAGGGTATTTAGCGGTACTACACTTTAAATATTCCATGCATAAATATCTATTAGATCTATTGGGCCTTACTGAAGAACAATCTATCTATCTAAAGGATTATGGCCATATTGGGCAAATTGATCAAATATTATCTTTACAACTAGCATTAGAACAGGGGAAAATAAAGGATGGGACAGTAATCTCTATGATAGCTGCTGGGATAGGCTATGCTTGGGCAGCTAATGTAATTAAGTGGGGACCGGTGATTTAGTTTGGCAGAGGAGGTAATATAAGTGAAGGTAATAGAAGAATATAAAAGGAAATTGATAACTGTAGAAGAAGCCTTAGATAAAGTGAAATCGGGAGATCATATAATCACAGCGCTGGCAGCGGCGGAACCTAGGGAGTTTTTAAGTAATCTCCACACTATAGCTCCAAAAGTTAGGGATGTTACAGTAACCTGTTGTCTGCCGATGGTTAATTATCCTTTTTTTTCAGAAAGGGGATATGAAGAAAGTTTTTCTTTAGAAAGCTGGTTTTACACCCCTGGCCTTAGAGCAGCCCACAAAGAAGGAAGGGCAACCTTTATACCAAATCATCTCCATTTTGCAGGAACTAAAAGGTTACAATATAAAAAATGTAATGTTTTTGTGGGAACAGCTTCAAAGATGGATAAACACGGCTTTTTATCCCTATCTTTAAGTGCTACCTATGAAAGGGAAATTATTGAAGGGGCAGATTTGGTGATATTGGAGGTTAATCCTAATTATCCCAGGACCTTTGGTGATACCACAATCCACATAAGCCAAATAGATCATATAGTTGAAGTAAATTACCCAGTACCTGAGTTTCCTAATGGACAGCCCGATGAAAAAGATATCAAGATTGGGAAGTATATTGCCGACTTAGTAGAAGATGGTTCAACAATTCAGTTAGGTATAGGGGGAATCCCTAATGCTGTAGCTTCTCAATTAATGGATAAAAAAGATTTAGGTATTCATACTGAAATGTTTACCGATGGGATGGTAGACTTGTTCCAAGCCGGTGTTATAACTGGTAGAAAAAAAACTTTGCTTCCTGATAAAATGGTGGCTACCTTTGCCTTAGGTAGTAAAAAATTATACCAATTTATTGATGATAACCCAGGGGTTCAGATTTTAAATGGTAAGTGGGTTAATGATCCATATATTATAGGAAAAAATTATAAGATGGTATCGATAAATACGACGCTAGAAATAGATTTAACCGGTCAATGTTGTTCAGAATCTATCGGCCATACTCAGTTTAGCGGGACTGGAGGGCAAGCTGATACCGCCATAGGAGCCCAAATATCCCCTATGGGCAAATCTATAATAGCCCTTTATTCAACAGCTAATGTTAGAGTTCCTGGCAGTGAAGAAAGAAAGACTATTTCTAAAATTGTTCCTAGGCTAACCCACGGAGCAGTGGTATCCCTATCCAGGAATGATGTTGACTTTGTTGTTACTGAATACGGAGTAGCAGCTTTACGGGGAACTTCTGTCCGGGATAGGGTGAAGAAGTTAATCGCTATAGCACACCCAGATTTTAGAGATGAACTTTTAGAAGAAGGGAAAAAATTAAATCTTATTTAATTTGGGGTGGGAAGATGATGAAAAGAGCTGTAATTATAGGGACTGGACTGTACGTTCCAAAAAATTTAATTACAAATCAGGAAATGGAAAAAATGCTGGGTCAACCCTTAAAACCCAGTCTAGAAGAAAAACTGGGAATAAAACAGCGTTATATTACTAATGAAGATGAAAGCTCTGCTGATTTAGCGACAAAAGCAGGGGAAAAGGCTTTAGAAAGTAGCAAGTTAAAAGCTGAAGATCTAGATTTAATTATTGTGACAACTGATACCCCAGAATATATCAGTCCTGCAACTTCTTCTGTAGTTCAAGGTCGTTTGAAAGCTAAAAATGCTGGTACCTTTGACTTAAATGCTTCCTGTGCCGGATTTGTCACCGGCTTAGATGTGGCAGCTAGGATGATAATGACCGGTGGTTACAATAACATTTTACTAATTGGCGTTTATAACATGACTAAATATGTTGATAAAACCGATGTCAATGTC contains:
- a CDS encoding acetyl-CoA hydrolase/transferase family protein is translated as MKVIEEYKRKLITVEEALDKVKSGDHIITALAAAEPREFLSNLHTIAPKVRDVTVTCCLPMVNYPFFSERGYEESFSLESWFYTPGLRAAHKEGRATFIPNHLHFAGTKRLQYKKCNVFVGTASKMDKHGFLSLSLSATYEREIIEGADLVILEVNPNYPRTFGDTTIHISQIDHIVEVNYPVPEFPNGQPDEKDIKIGKYIADLVEDGSTIQLGIGGIPNAVASQLMDKKDLGIHTEMFTDGMVDLFQAGVITGRKKTLLPDKMVATFALGSKKLYQFIDDNPGVQILNGKWVNDPYIIGKNYKMVSINTTLEIDLTGQCCSESIGHTQFSGTGGQADTAIGAQISPMGKSIIALYSTANVRVPGSEERKTISKIVPRLTHGAVVSLSRNDVDFVVTEYGVAALRGTSVRDRVKKLIAIAHPDFRDELLEEGKKLNLI
- a CDS encoding 3-oxoacyl-ACP synthase; this translates as MKEHVGIVGMGLYIPKGRMTAKEIAEETKGNWTEQAIIEKLGIVQKVIPGEDDGTQEMGVRAAVNALENTRIDPEEIDLIICIGEEWKEYPLTTSGIYIQEKIGAKNAWAIDVQQRCCTTVSAMKIAKDIMLADKDIKCVMIVGGYRNGDFIDYTDNSLSMMYNLAAGGGAIILKKNYGKNLLLGSHIITDGSLARDVGVEFGGIVNPINAENLPKAYKSLKIFDEQHMKERLNEVSMKNWLYCIDKAFEKSGIGKEQLGYLAVLHFKYSMHKYLLDLLGLTEEQSIYLKDYGHIGQIDQILSLQLALEQGKIKDGTVISMIAAGIGYAWAANVIKWGPVI